Genomic DNA from Archangium lipolyticum:
ACACCTCCCCCGATCGATGACGGCAAGGGAGGCGTGCACGTGCGGATCGCCAACCTGCGGCGCACCTTCCCGGGAGGCATCCCGGTTCTGGACGGGATGACGCTGGACATCGCCGCGGGCTCCTTCGTGGCCCTGGTGGGCCCTTCCGGCTGCGGCAAGTCCACCCTGCTGCGCCTGGTGGCCGGGCTGGACAGGCCGGACGCGGGCACCCTCTCCTTCTCCCCCGCCCTCGAGCGCACCCGGGATACGCGCGCGCCCATCGCCTACGTCTTCCAGGACGCGCACCTGCTGCCCTGGCGCTCCGTGCTGGACAACGCGGCCCTGCCGCTGGAGCTGACCGGGGTAGCGGCCATGGAGCGCCGGGAGGCGGCGCGAGCGATGCTGGAGCACGTGGGGCTCGGTGATGCCACCTCGCGCTACCCGGCCGAGCTCTCCGGCGGCATGCGCATGCGCGTCTCCCTGGCCCGCGCGCTCGTCACCCGGCCCCGGCTACTGCTGCTGGACGAGCCCTTCGCGGCGCTCGACGAGCTGACGCGCAACCGGCTGGACGACCAGCTCCGCGTGCTGTGGCGGGAGCTGGGGATGACCGTCCTCTTCGTCACCCACTCGCTCTCCGAGGCGGCCTATCTGGCCGAGCGCGCCGTGGTGCTGTCCCGGCGGCCAGCGCGGGTGATGCTGGATCATCGGCTCGCCCTCCCCGCGGAGCG
This window encodes:
- a CDS encoding ABC transporter ATP-binding protein — protein: MRIANLRRTFPGGIPVLDGMTLDIAAGSFVALVGPSGCGKSTLLRLVAGLDRPDAGTLSFSPALERTRDTRAPIAYVFQDAHLLPWRSVLDNAALPLELTGVAAMERREAARAMLEHVGLGDATSRYPAELSGGMRMRVSLARALVTRPRLLLLDEPFAALDELTRNRLDDQLRVLWRELGMTVLFVTHSLSEAAYLAERAVVLSRRPARVMLDHRLALPAERNAALRATPEFAREMGLLHQALERGESL